One Deltaproteobacteria bacterium genomic region harbors:
- the moaB gene encoding molybdenum cofactor biosynthesis protein B encodes MADRSFIPVQVGVLTVSDTRTVDTDTSGQLIVDKLVEAGHVVRERAIVTDDREAIREQFEAWIRRPDIDVIIATGGTGVTPRDVTPEALAPLVTKPIPGFGELFRWLSYEEIGTSTIQSRAEAALCEQTYVFLLPGSTGACRTAMDRILLQQLDNRHRPCNFVELLPRVKSERPG; translated from the coding sequence ATGGCGGATCGCTCCTTCATTCCGGTGCAAGTTGGCGTGTTGACCGTGTCCGACACGCGCACAGTGGACACCGACACGTCCGGCCAGCTCATCGTCGACAAGCTGGTCGAGGCCGGCCACGTCGTGCGCGAGCGGGCCATCGTCACCGACGACCGCGAGGCGATTCGCGAGCAGTTCGAGGCCTGGATTCGCCGGCCAGACATCGATGTGATCATCGCGACCGGAGGTACCGGCGTCACCCCGCGCGACGTCACGCCGGAGGCGCTGGCGCCGCTGGTCACCAAGCCGATCCCCGGTTTCGGCGAGCTGTTTCGCTGGTTGAGCTACGAGGAAATCGGCACGTCCACCATCCAGTCGCGGGCCGAGGCGGCGCTGTGCGAGCAAACCTACGTGTTTTTGCTGCCCGGCAGCACGGGGGCGTGCCGCACGGCGATGGACCGCATCCTGCTCCAACAGCTCGACAACCGCCACCGGCCGTGCAACTTCGTCGAGCTGTTGCCGCGGGTCAAGTCGGAGCGGCCAGGCTGA
- a CDS encoding peptide chain release factor-like protein → MAADDYLRLSDAALLRQCDVDTFRASGPGGQKRNKTDSAVRLRHRPTGLVAIATESRSQHENRARALRRLRDRLAFDLRAPVDLDGYRPPPELVVWLQSQLPRRSDAWRLGARAALDLLEACGGAVGDAARAAGVSTAALSRRLRADGDLAKAVNELRARRGLRPLR, encoded by the coding sequence GTGGCCGCCGACGACTACCTGCGCCTGTCCGACGCTGCACTGCTGCGCCAGTGCGACGTCGACACGTTCCGCGCGTCGGGGCCGGGGGGCCAGAAGCGCAACAAGACCGACAGCGCCGTGCGCCTGCGCCACCGGCCGACCGGGCTGGTGGCGATCGCGACCGAGAGCCGGTCGCAGCACGAAAACCGCGCGCGCGCGCTGCGCCGGCTGCGCGACCGGTTGGCGTTCGACCTGCGGGCGCCGGTCGATCTGGACGGCTATCGGCCACCGCCGGAGCTGGTCGTGTGGTTGCAATCGCAACTTCCTCGACGCAGCGATGCGTGGCGACTCGGCGCGCGGGCGGCGCTCGATCTGCTGGAAGCGTGCGGCGGCGCGGTGGGGGACGCGGCGCGTGCCGCCGGGGTGTCGACGGCCGCGCTGTCCCGCCGGCTGCGCGCCGACGGTGATCTGGCGAAGGCGGTCAACGAGCTGCGGGCGCGCCGCGGCCTGCGGCCGCTTCGCTAG
- a CDS encoding alpha/beta fold hydrolase has protein sequence MIAPARIVFCHGLESGPRGRKTEALRAAGFTVEAPDCRGADLATRADQIVEVLRADPRPAVVVGSSYGGAAALLAAARAPGRVAELVLCAPALAALGPIPPPPVPTTILHGTRDDVCPIEASRALARHDGVDLVEVDDDHRLAGSLDRLVDVVRRAAARA, from the coding sequence ATGATCGCCCCCGCGCGAATCGTATTCTGCCACGGGCTCGAGAGCGGACCGCGCGGGCGAAAGACGGAAGCGCTGCGGGCGGCCGGATTCACCGTGGAGGCTCCCGACTGCCGCGGGGCCGATCTCGCCACGCGCGCCGACCAGATCGTGGAGGTCCTGCGCGCGGACCCGCGACCTGCGGTCGTCGTCGGGTCGAGTTACGGCGGAGCAGCGGCGCTGCTGGCCGCGGCGCGCGCTCCGGGACGAGTCGCCGAGCTCGTGTTGTGCGCGCCGGCGCTCGCCGCGCTCGGCCCGATCCCGCCGCCGCCGGTGCCGACCACGATCCTTCACGGGACGCGCGACGACGTGTGCCCGATCGAGGCGTCGCGCGCGCTGGCGCGCCACGACGGCGTCGACCTCGTCGAGGTGGACGACGACCACCGCCTCGCGGGCTCGCTCGACCGGCTCGTCGATGTCGTGCGCCGCGCCGCGGCCCGCGCGTGA